From the genome of Ptychodera flava strain L36383 chromosome 22, AS_Pfla_20210202, whole genome shotgun sequence, one region includes:
- the LOC139123403 gene encoding pyrethroid hydrolase Ces2e-like, which yields MVVLNIIRLVFISGVVLALSISTKAYSVDYVNYTYVTAETTDGTIRGMRTLQTDGKYMDVYLGIPFAAPPIGDLRFAPPESPTLWSDVRDAFSFKSSCPTPGSLNGDEDCLYLNIYTPFANNDKDTVLPVMLWIHGGCFVYGTSEEYDGSILAQNDVIIVVANYRLGALGFLSTDDQVAAGNWGLLDNIMALQWIQKNIGNFGGDPNRVTVFGQSSGGVSSSLLLFSPLAAGKLSRCDYSCCYLTLIYGD from the exons ATGGTCGTCCTCAATATCATTCGACTAGTTTTCATCTCAGGCGTCGTCCTGGCTTTATCCATCTCTACCAAAGCCTACTCAGTTGACTATGTAAACTACACCTACGTCACAGCAGAAACCACTGATGGCACAATTCGTGGGATGCGAACACTACAAACAGATGGAAAATACATGGACGTGTACCTGGGCATTCCCTTTGCCGCTCCACCCATCGGAGACCTCAGATTTGCACCTCCAGAAAGTCCAACGCTATGGTCCGACGTTCGAGACGCCTTTTCATTCAAATCGTCATGTCCCACGCCAGGGAGTCTCAACGGAGACGAGGACTGTCTGTACTTAAATATCTATACtccttttgcaaat aacGACAAAGATACAGTTTTGCCAGTGATGTTATGGATACACGGCGGCTGCTTCGTCTACGGGACTTCTGAAGAGTACGACGGCAGCATTCTTGCTCAGAATGACGTCATTATTGTGGTGGCCAATTATCGTCTCGGTGCCCTTG GTTTCCTAAGTACGGATGATCAAGTTGCTGCTGGTAATTGGGGTTTGCTTGACAATATCATGGCATTACAGTGgatacagaaaaatattggaaacTTTGGCGGAGATCCAAATCGCGTGACTGTATTTGGACAAAGCTCAGGTGGAGTCAGTTCATCACTTCTTTTGTTTTCACCGCTTGCAGCAGGTAAGTTGTCGAGGTGTGATTACTCTTGTTGCTATCTCACCCTTATTTATGGCGATTAA
- the LOC139122524 gene encoding cholinesterase-like, whose protein sequence is MAVLNIIRLVFISGIVLALSISTKAYSVDYVNYTYVTAETTDGTIRGMRTLQTDGKYMDVYLGIPFAAPPIGDLRFAPPESPTPWSNVRDAFSFKSSCPMPGSLNGDEDCLYLNIYTPFASNDKDTVLPVMLWIHGGCFVYGTSEEYDGSILAQNDVIIVVANYRLGALGFLSTDDQVAAGNWGLLDNIMALQWIQKNIGNFGGDPNRVTAFGQSAGGVSASLLLFSPLAAGLLNGVIAMSGSATAPWAIFRPPYKASDAARELAQSLSCPTDSSEDIILCLRTKTWNELVNTGVTYPYDYCEWTPNVDGYFIQDDPMHLLQNGDFLKVPFIIGQTRDESYYGSRRMTRTTFENSLQSFLSAPLYEESGNKDALYDALIYEYTEPTDPDNSEEIRNQYVQLNTDYGHTAPNDYHGTCHSLEQNDTYRYAFHYLSQFNAEPEWVGVSHSYDLYFLFGTPFLHSNRTCPWGCDGGNWYKDQPGWSERDREISEFTMKLFTNLPKYGNPTPQDLNGTIWEPFNDVTDAYLEINDVLTVKYDYRARRTLFWNDYFAKILQREPPPSIVMTPPPANCPAPNSAISQDARIFKIVAVITVSLVQMCLHQY, encoded by the exons ATGGCCGTCCTCAATATCATCCGACTCGTTTTCATCTCAGGCATCGTCCTGGCTTTATCCATCTCTACCAAAGCCTACTCAGTTGACTATGTAAACTACACCTACGTCACAGCAGAAACCACTGATGGCACAATTCGTGGGATGCGAACACTACAAACAGATGGAAAATACATGGACGTGTACCTGGGCATTCCATTTGCCGCTCCACCCATTGGAGACCTCAGATTTGCACCTCCAGAAAGTCCAACGCCATGGTCCAACGTTCGGGACGCCTTTTCATTCAAATCGTCATGTCCCATGCCAGGGAGTCTCAACGGAGACGAGGATTGTCTGTACTTAAATATCTATACTCCTTTTGCAAGT AACGACAAAGATACAGTTTTGCCAGTGATGTTATGGATACACGGCGGCTGCTTCGTCTACGGGACTTCTGAAGAGTACGACGGCAGCATTCTTGCTCAGAATGACGTCATAATTGTGGTGGCCAATTATCGTCTCGGTGCCCTTG GTTTCCTGAGTACGGATGATCAAGTTGCTGCGGGTAATTGGGGTTTGCTTGACAACATCATGGCATTACAGTGgatacagaaaaatattggaaacTTTGGCGGAGATCCAAATCGCGTGACTGCATTTGGACAAAGCGCCGGCGGAGTTAGCGCATCTCTTCTTTTGTTTTCACCATTAGCAGCAG GTCTCCTTAACGGTGTCATTGCCATGAGCGGCTCAGCCACGGCGCCATGGGCCATTTTCCGACCACCTTACAAGGCCAGCGATGCCGCCAGGGAACTTGCTCAGAGTTTAAGCTGCCCAACGGATTCTTCTGAAGATATTATTCTTTGTCTTCGTACGAAAACATGGAATGAACTCGTTAACACTGGAGTAACG TATCCCTATGATTATTGTGAATGGACTCCGAACGTCGATGGATACTTCATCCAAGATGACCCAATGCATTTATTGCAAAACGGAGATTTTTTGAAGGTGCCCTTTATAATCGGACAAACCAGAGATGAAAGTTACTACG gCTCAAGAAGAATGACAAGAACAACCTTCGAAAACTCATTGCAGAGCTTCCTCAGCGCTCCATTATACGAGGAGAGTGGCAACAAAGACGCCCTCTACGACGCTCTAATCTATGAGTACACAGAACCAACAGATCCTGATAACTCCGAAGAGATCCGAAATCAATATGTCCAG ctGAACACAGATTACGGCCACACGGCACCGAACGACTATCATGGTACATGTCACTCACTCGAACAGAATGATACGTACAGATACGCCTTTCATTACCTATCTCAATTCAATGCGGAACCAGAATGGGTCG GTGTCAGTCATAGTTACGACCTGTACTTCCTGTTTGGCACACCCTTCTTACACAGTAATCGTACATGTCCCTGGGGGTGCGATGGAGGCAACTGGTACAAAGACCAACCCGGGTGGTCAGAAAGAGACCGAGAAATTAGTGAATTTACGATGAAGTTATTTACGAATCTACCAAAGTATGG GAATCCTACACCACAAGACTTAAATGGCACAATCTGGGAACCCTTCAATGACGTCACAGATGCTTACCTCGAAATTAACGATGTCTTGACGGTCAAGTACGATTACAGAGCCAGAAGAACGCTTTTCTGGAATGACTACTTCGCGAAAATATTACAACGCGAACCGCCTCCATCGATTGTAATGACACCACCTCCTGCAAATTGCCCAGCTCCAAACTCGGCAATATCACAAGATGCacgcattttcaaaatcgtcgCCGTAATTACAGTTTCTCTTGTGCAGATGTGCTTGCACCAATATTAA